The following are from one region of the Coregonus clupeaformis isolate EN_2021a unplaced genomic scaffold, ASM2061545v1 scaf3077, whole genome shotgun sequence genome:
- the LOC121557531 gene encoding putative GPI-anchored protein pfl2, whose product ANVEVQSFLSEPHPTNVLDCDNLVRSLDAKCYAIEKLSAAFKNLTTDPQFSVLASTRQLNSLSQPELSRDRGIMSSSDVLKFGPMLQNILMAGSITKAVQMLGALLSLQQLKLFSISSSSSSSSSQDDQVFSISSSSSSQDDQVFSISSSSSSQDDQVFSISSSSSSQDDQVFSISSSSSSQDDQVFSISSSSKVTKLPVPSSPTSSASLTLTKDKEAKDRIFVRQEKTPQQPNATTVTTTQIKENDSQIRQKTPGATNLGKLLPGFTNPANQKTALAPPPLDPGSDIGVQHQKQTSSQLMQFLRTNHRNEPFMEFAAFFQKASYQYTSSGFTAPATTSDPLMETKNAQETKNVLETNNVSVLKKELSSELTDNQLNQHAPVFTVKRVESGGCLIFSCIIATKTELWDIGDVFTEVTRSGPSSDVITTSENKMSAASLHCQSVEISNVTLHPPAQSIHSLQNREVQEDVNNISLTPELQSFQNCCSFIAPGNQGLSIPGFQIRKFEEMAVVVSHVVHPGNFYIQQADTTLQLEGLNTDRLKGSSSLAELKCIPDIGTYVMAWFPQLERWCRAQVAKICGMSGDNNELEVEVRRLDYGDTSCLSLWNIKELSAEMTSLPLQAIQVSLANVRPVDGCGWTQQSVSWFRDMVDNRTLYARLYPQGDGDNTTVELFIEKGKLGAMRRGASLSLRLAQNGHAEHDKLRNLGIKRGSVQERTKKRESAWNKYLISCLNKK is encoded by the exons GCCAATGTGGAGGTCCAAAGCTTCCTGAGCGAGCCTCATCCTACCAATGTGCTGGACTGTGATAACCTCGTCAGGTCTTTGGATGCTAAATGTTATGCCATTGAGAAACTTTCAGCTGCATTCAAAAACCTGACGACGG ATCCACAATTCAGTGTCCTAGCTTCCACCAGACAGCTAAACAGCCTGTCCCAGCCAGAGCTATCCAGAGACCGAGGCATCATGTCATCGTCAGACGTGCTGAAGTTTGGTCCCATGCTGCAGAACATCCTCATGGCCGGCTCCATCACCAAGGCAGTACAGATGCTGGGAGCCTTGCTGTCTCTACAGCAACTCAAACTGTTCagcatctcctcctcttcctcctcttcctcctctcaagATGATCAGGTCTTCagcatctcctcctcttcctcctctcaagATGATCAGGTCTTCagcatctcctcctcttcctcctctcaagATGATCAGGTCTTCagcatctcctcctcttcctcctctcaagATGATCAGGTCTTCagcatctcctcctcttcctcctctcaagATGATCAGGTcttcagcatctcctcctcctccaaagtgACCAAGCTCCCAGTCCCCAGCTCACCAACCAGCTCAGCCAGTCTGACTCTGACCAAAGACAAAGAAGCAAAGGATCGGATCTTCGTCCGCCAGGAGAAGACACCGCAGCAGCCAAATGCAACAACGGTTACAACCACTCAAATCAAAGAGAACGACAGTCAAATCAGGCAAAAAACACCTGGAGCAACAAATCTAGGTAAGCTCCTCCCAGGGTTTACTAACCCAGCCAACCAGAAGACAGCCCTGGCTCCTCCCCCTCTAGATCCAGGAAGTGACATCGGAGTGCAGCACCAGAAGCAAACTTCATCTCAGCTGATGCAATTCCTGCGAACCAACCACAGGAACGAGCCATTCATGGAGTTTGCCGCTTTCTTCCAGAAGGCCAGCTACCAGTACACCTCCTCTGGTTTCACCGCCCCGGCAACGACCTCTGACCCCCTCATGGAAACCAAGAATGCCCAGGAAACTAAGAATGTTCTAGAAACTAACAACGTCAGCGTCCTGAAGAAGGAGCTGTCCTCAGAGCTGACGGATAACCAGCTGAACcaacat GCCCCGGTGTTTACAGTAAAGCGTGTGGAGTCTGGAGGCTGTCTGATCTTCAGCTGTATAATTGCCACCAAGACAGAGCTCTGGGATATAGGAGACGTCTTTACTGAGGTGACAAGGAGCGGTCCTTCCTCTGATGTCATCACCACCTCAGAGAACAAGATGTCTGCCGCTAGTCTCCACTGTCAGAGTGTAGAGATCTCTAATGTGACCCTCCACCCCCCAGCTCAATCCATCCACAGCCTACAGAACAGAGAGGTTCAGGAAGATGTCAACAATATTAGTCTGACTCCAGAACTCCAGAGTTTCCAGAACTGTTGTTCCTTCATTGCCCCGGGCAACCAGGGTCTGAGCATTCCGGGGTTCCAGATCCGTAAGTTTGAGGAGATGGCAGTGGTGGTGAGTCACGTGGTTCATCCTGGAAACTTCTACATCCAACAGGCCGACACCACCCTCCAGCTGGAGGGCCTCAACACTGA CAGATTAAAGGGCAGCAGTAGTTTAGCAGAGCTGAAGTGTATTCCAGACATCGGGACCTACGTCATGGCCTGGTTCCCCCAACTGGAGAGGTGGTGTCGGGCACAGGTGGCCAAGATATGTGGCATGAGTGGAG ACAACAATGAGTTGGAGGTGGAGGTGAGGAGGCTGGACTACGGagacacttcctgtctgtctctatggaACATCAAGGAACTCAGTGCTGAGATGACATCACTTCCTCTACAGGCCATACAGGTCTCCCTGGCTAAT GTGCGCCCAGTGGATGGGTGTGGCTGGACCCAGCAGTCAGTGTCTTGGTTCAGAGATATGGTGGACAACAGGACGCTGTACGCACGGCTCTACCCTCAGGGAGATGGAGACAACACCACGGTGGAACTCTTCATAGAGAAGGGCAAACTGGGGGCAATGAG